The sequence below is a genomic window from Salinispira pacifica.
GCCGGTAATGGTCAGGTTGTGTTGTATATCCAGAATTTCCCGCTCTATCCGCCTGTTGATTCTGCGGGTAATTTCCCAGATGTCTTCACTGCGCTCATCCTTGCCCACCAGGGCGATATCAACATTGGCGAAGTTGCTTCCTCCGTCGCCCACCCTGGTTGAGAGGGTTTCAAGATAGTCCCCGGCTTCCTCCCGGATAATGTCCTCAATTCCATATACTTTTTCCGTCGTGAGTGCATAGTCGGAACCCACCCGGGTCTCAATGGAGATCTGAAAGGTTCCCTCGTCGGCTTCGGGAATAAATTCCATACCCAGAAGAAGAATTGAACCGAAACTGAACACCAGCAGCAGAACTGCCGAGATGATGACCGTCCACCGATGATTGAGACTCCAGTTGATCAGGGATTCATAACCTTCATCCAGTTTTTTCAGCCCGTGCTGTATCCATTCACCCAGCTTGTCCAGAACCCGGTTGCCGGTGCGGGTTGTCACATCCGCCAGGGACAGTTCATGAAGCTTGTCCGGATGAAGGCCGGTCAGTTTTTCCACTTTGAGAAAGCGTGAGGACAGCATGGGAATGAGAGCCAGGGCGGTAATCAGGCTCATACCCAGGCTGAAGCTGATGGTGAGACTGAGATCCCGAAACAGGTGCCCTGCAAGCCCCTCAACGAAGAGCATGGGGATAAATACCGCCATGGTGGTGAGGGTTGAAGCGATAATCGCCTTGCTTACCTCTTCGGCTCCTTCGATGGCCGCGTCATGCCGGGAAATCCCCATCAGCTGCTTCCGGTAAATTGACTCCAGGACAACTATGGCGTTATCCACAAACATTCCGATGGCGAGGGTGATCCCCAGAAGGCTGGTAATATTCAGGGTCATGCCGCCGAAATCGATAAGACTGAAGGTTGCGATAACTGAAACAGGGATGGCCATGGAAACGATTACCGTTGAGCGCACATTCCGCAGGAATATGAGAAGTACAATGATGGCAAGAATTCCTCCCTGCCATGCGGTTGTGGCAACTCCGCCGATGCTGCCCCGGACCTGAACCGCCTGATCGCTTTGAACCTCGAAGCGGATGGAGGAGGGCAGAACCCTTCGGATTTCTGAAATCCGCTCAAGGACGGCTTCGTTCACATCCACGGTGTTGAACCCGGACTGTTTCTGGATCGCCAGGTTTACCCCTTCGTTGCCCCGGACATACACGTATTCCTGCTGAGGTTTGTAATCCAGAGAGATTTCGGCAATATCTTTCAGGTAGACCGGGACCTGTCCCTTGTAGCCCACAAGGGTATTTCCGATATCCGTACTGTCTTTGAACTCACCGATGGTCCGGATAATGATGGTGCGTCTGTCGGCGGTGATGGTTCCACCGGGAAGGCTGATGTTTTCGCCTTCAAATGCTCGGATAACCTGGGGAATGGGGATTTCCAGTTTTATCAGGCTTTCCATATCCAGCCGAACCATCATGGCGGCTTCCCGTCCTCCGAAAAAATCGACCTGGGCAACCCCGGGAATTCGTTCCAGCTGGGGAACCACCTCGGATTCAATAAGATCCCGGATATTAATTCCGCTGCTTCCGGTAAAAACGTTGACCCGAAGTGAGGGAAGAGTATTTGAGCTGAACTTGAAAATGAGGGGACGTTCCGTTCCTTGGGGAAAATTCTGGGAAACAGTATTGATTGCCTCCCGTATTTCCGGGAGCATAATATCCAGGTCTGTCCCGGACACAAAACCCACCTGAACCATGGACATGCCTTCATAGGATTCTGATGATATGGATTCCACGCCGTCCAGACCGGCGAAGGCGGACTCTATTCTCCGGCTTACACCGCTTTCCATCTCGTAGGGACCCACCCCGGGATTGGTGGTGAAGACAATGGCGGTGGGCAGGTTCACATCGGGAAATAACTCCTGACCGATCCGGGTCAAAGAGAGAATTCCCAGTACAAAGAATGCGGCGAACACCATGGTAGCTGTAACAGGATGCTTTACCGCCAGTCGGGGAATGCTCATTTCGCATCTCCCCTGCCGATCACCCGCACTTCCTGTTCATCTTCAAGAAATGCATTTCCTTCCACAATAATCTGGTGTTCAAGGCTTAACTCCGAGGTAATGGCGGTTACTCCGCCGTCACTTAAACCGGTTTCCACCTCTCTGCTTCTGGCAATAAAGGTTTCGGGGTCTCCCTCATCGTCAGCTTCCAGGGTGAACAGCACCTGACCGCCTTCACGAAACACCAGCGCTGTATCGGGAACCAGGAGAACATCGTTGATCTCCTCCACAATAAAATCAACACCCACAAACATTCCGGGCTTCAGAAGAGAAGCGGGGTTTTCCACCGCAACATCCACCACAAAAGTTCTGCTTTCAGCCTGAATCACCTCCGCAATGCTGGTAATAAACCCTTCGAAGGGAGGAGAATCGGGGTAGGCAATGGGAGAGACCCGTGCTCGAATGCTGTCTCTCTGCTGCTGGAAAAGCCCGTAATGCTGTTCGGGGATGGTGATTTTGGCATAGATCACATTGTCGCTTACAATAGAAAGAAGAGGATTGCCGGGAGCTGCGGTGTTTCCTGCGTCATTAAAGATTTCCACTACCCGGC
It includes:
- a CDS encoding efflux RND transporter permease subunit, whose product is MSIPRLAVKHPVTATMVFAAFFVLGILSLTRIGQELFPDVNLPTAIVFTTNPGVGPYEMESGVSRRIESAFAGLDGVESISSESYEGMSMVQVGFVSGTDLDIMLPEIREAINTVSQNFPQGTERPLIFKFSSNTLPSLRVNVFTGSSGINIRDLIESEVVPQLERIPGVAQVDFFGGREAAMMVRLDMESLIKLEIPIPQVIRAFEGENISLPGGTITADRRTIIIRTIGEFKDSTDIGNTLVGYKGQVPVYLKDIAEISLDYKPQQEYVYVRGNEGVNLAIQKQSGFNTVDVNEAVLERISEIRRVLPSSIRFEVQSDQAVQVRGSIGGVATTAWQGGILAIIVLLIFLRNVRSTVIVSMAIPVSVIATFSLIDFGGMTLNITSLLGITLAIGMFVDNAIVVLESIYRKQLMGISRHDAAIEGAEEVSKAIIASTLTTMAVFIPMLFVEGLAGHLFRDLSLTISFSLGMSLITALALIPMLSSRFLKVEKLTGLHPDKLHELSLADVTTRTGNRVLDKLGEWIQHGLKKLDEGYESLINWSLNHRWTVIISAVLLLVFSFGSILLLGMEFIPEADEGTFQISIETRVGSDYALTTEKVYGIEDIIREEAGDYLETLSTRVGDGGSNFANVDIALVGKDERSEDIWEITRRINRRIEREILDIQHNLTITGMSSLAGMASGGGGSPLVVRLLGDDLESMQDYAEILVNRMGAVEGTRNFRSSFSTGRPELQFRIKREQAVSLGLSPLEIAATVRAAYNGQTVSRFSRDGDDLDVVIILNEEDRNSLDKMTNLTFVNQAGTPIPLENVIEIVEEQGPQGIIRQDRTRVVEVLGNTDGSRALNRVVDDMEAILDDMGPAPLGISREIAGSASEMDESFQSLLFALIMALSLVYMVMASQFEDFLNPLIVMFSVPFSIFGLVAALLLTNTTFNILSFTGAILLTGIVVNNAIVLIDYIHLLRSQGLDLKSAIIRGGTTRLKPILMTTTTTLLGLIPMALGYGTGAELRAPMAKAVVGGLTTSTLITLVLIPTIYWIIESYRLKRREAEA